The following are from one region of the Patescibacteria group bacterium genome:
- a CDS encoding HU family DNA-binding protein, whose amino-acid sequence MNKSELISAVADKTEASKKDAENFVDSFTDIVIDTLKAGGEVALTGFGTFSAKQRAARTGRNPQTGETIQIKATVVPKFKAGKNLKDALKK is encoded by the coding sequence ATGAACAAATCAGAACTAATTTCAGCTGTTGCTGATAAAACAGAAGCTAGTAAAAAAGATGCTGAAAATTTTGTTGACTCTTTTACTGACATTGTAATTGACACATTAAAAGCTGGAGGAGAAGTGGCTTTAACAGGCTTTGGAACTTTTTCCGCTAAACAAAGAGCAGCAAGGACAGGGAGAAATCCTCAGACTGGCGAAACAATTCAAATTAAGGCAACTGTTGTGCCAAAATTTAAAGCAGGCAAAAATTTGAAGGACGCTCTTAAAAAATAA
- a CDS encoding alanine--tRNA ligase, producing MTAEELRKKYIKFFKEKGHQEIASASLVPENDPTTLFITAGMHPLVPYLMGEKHPKGKRLVSVQKCVRTVDIEDVGDSTHNTFFEMLGNWSLGDYFKQDSIKWSWEFLTDKKWLNISPEKIKVTVFEGDKDASRDDESVKIWQKCFKKSKISFEVYDNKKKNNKTARIFPLPKKDNWWGPAGETGPCGPDTEIFIDLGKPVNFEKCPNNNNCKPGCNCGRYIEIWNNVFMEYNRKFKIPNSEFQINSKSQIQNNKKYKYIALSQKNVDTGMGLERTLAILNGFDNVYEIELFKLIIQKIEHLTIRTLMHFETEEKEEYENSGTKYKDNPKAFRIIADHIRTSVFMISDGVIPSNLGRGYVLRRLIRRAIRYAKMIKIEESHFTFLIAKEIIKIYKDVYPELEKNRDFIQDCLVKEEHKFCQTLERGLKELKKIYGTVIRGVDPENLSKDMVIQNNIMRADGKKIFHIYETYGFPIEMSQEIMKEWGIAFDEETIEEAKKAFKEHQELSRTASVGMFKGGLADAGEQATKYHTATHLLLGSLRRILGNHIYQKGSNINADRLRFDFSHSEKLSEDEKQKIEYLVNKQIQKKLPINSEEMSLEKAKQLGAIGVFDSKYGDKVKVYTIGNPDNVFSREICNGPHVKNTSELGKFKIRKEQSSSAGVRRIKAILE from the coding sequence ATGACAGCAGAAGAACTTAGAAAAAAATATATAAAATTTTTTAAAGAAAAAGGGCATCAAGAAATTGCGTCAGCTTCATTGGTGCCAGAAAATGACCCAACAACACTTTTTATAACTGCCGGAATGCATCCTTTGGTTCCGTATTTAATGGGCGAAAAACATCCAAAAGGAAAACGACTTGTGAGTGTTCAAAAATGTGTCAGAACAGTAGATATAGAAGATGTTGGAGATAGCACGCATAATACTTTTTTTGAAATGCTTGGAAACTGGTCGCTTGGAGATTATTTTAAACAAGATTCAATTAAATGGAGCTGGGAATTTTTAACAGATAAAAAATGGCTTAATATTTCTCCTGAAAAAATAAAAGTGACAGTTTTTGAGGGCGATAAAGATGCTTCGCGTGATGATGAATCAGTAAAAATTTGGCAAAAATGTTTTAAAAAATCAAAAATTTCTTTTGAAGTTTATGACAATAAAAAAAAGAATAATAAAACCGCGCGAATTTTTCCTTTGCCTAAAAAAGATAATTGGTGGGGGCCGGCTGGGGAAACAGGTCCGTGTGGTCCTGACACAGAGATTTTTATTGATTTAGGCAAGCCAGTAAATTTTGAAAAATGTCCAAATAACAATAATTGTAAACCTGGCTGTAATTGTGGAAGATATATTGAGATATGGAATAATGTTTTTATGGAATATAACAGAAAATTCAAAATTCCAAATTCCGAATTCCAAATAAATTCAAAATCTCAAATTCAAAATAATAAAAAATATAAGTATATTGCTTTGTCGCAAAAAAATGTGGATACAGGGATGGGATTAGAAAGAACTTTGGCAATTTTGAACGGGTTTGATAATGTTTATGAAATAGAATTGTTTAAGCTGATTATTCAAAAAATTGAACATTTAACAATAAGGACATTAATGCATTTTGAAACAGAAGAAAAAGAAGAATATGAAAATAGTGGAACTAAATATAAAGACAACCCAAAAGCTTTTAGAATAATAGCTGATCATATAAGAACATCCGTGTTTATGATTTCCGATGGTGTGATACCGTCTAATCTTGGAAGAGGATATGTTTTAAGGCGTTTAATTAGACGAGCTATTCGTTATGCTAAAATGATTAAAATAGAAGAATCACATTTTACTTTTTTAATTGCGAAAGAAATAATAAAAATATACAAAGATGTATATCCAGAGTTAGAAAAAAATAGAGATTTTATTCAAGACTGTTTAGTAAAAGAAGAACATAAATTTTGTCAAACTTTAGAAAGAGGATTAAAAGAATTAAAAAAAATTTATGGAACGGTTATTAGAGGTGTAGATCCTGAAAATTTGTCAAAAGATATGGTTATACAAAATAATATAATGCGTGCTGACGGCAAAAAAATTTTTCATATTTATGAGACTTATGGGTTTCCAATTGAGATGTCGCAGGAAATTATGAAAGAATGGGGAATAGCATTTGACGAAGAAACAATTGAAGAAGCAAAAAAAGCATTTAAAGAACATCAAGAACTTTCTCGCACTGCTTCAGTAGGGATGTTTAAAGGCGGATTGGCAGACGCCGGGGAACAAGCAACTAAATATCACACAGCAACACATCTGCTTTTGGGATCTTTGCGAAGAATTTTAGGAAATCATATTTATCAAAAAGGAAGCAATATCAACGCTGACAGATTAAGATTTGATTTTTCGCATTCGGAAAAATTAAGTGAAGATGAAAAACAAAAGATTGAATATTTGGTAAATAAACAAATACAAAAAAAATTGCCTATCAATAGTGAAGAAATGAGTTTAGAAAAAGCGAAACAGCTTGGAGCAATAGGAGTTTTTGATTCTAAATATGGAGATAAGGTAAAGGTTTATACAATAGGCAACCCAGACAATGTTTTTAGCAGAGAAATTTGCAACGGACCTCATGTAAAAAATACTTCTGAATTAGGGAAATTTAAAATAAGGAAAGAACAATCTTCGAGCGCCGGAGTCAGAAGGATAAAAGCTATTTTAGAATAA